The proteins below come from a single Streptomyces sp. M92 genomic window:
- a CDS encoding serine/threonine-protein kinase yields MNSNGGPHNGPDEPTSFGLQPPNPPVAVPRPGNPYAAPTQVVPPRTQARPEIQGQPEVQGEPENQAPRPPRSTGTPEPGAGRLIAGRYRLIARLGHGGMGTVWRAKDETVDREVAVKEPRVPDHLPERERANAFERMRREARAAARLDHPAVVGVYDVAVVDDQPWIVMELVRGRSLGDALQEGTLGAREAARIGLEVLGALEAAHAAGILHRDVKPDNVLLGRHDRVVLTDFGIAQIEGETSLTDTGGFVGSPEYIAPERVLGRRPGPASDLWSLGVVLYAATEGVSPFRRSNTPATLQSVLNAAPAPPAAQGPLAELVTGLLDKDPARRPDAARTRALLEAAANPPEPAPTRVAGGGGADGPEGLARSSGAGSKWGVRLGRNAWITLGAAVVAAAAASYLVIAEPFAGPLPEGWKTHRLSGKTGVSVGLPASFVKEEEHPDDWDGTNETFADPSGAVTVHVDRDIKAEDEDGDMPGTAIAGAWADWDTLKDGEYSWDLADEPAPEGEPKETEYRGEKAAENVIAYTTTDAREPREREIHIVYYRAANGDMYRLWIDYPRKGYFADEGREIARTVITNWEVAES; encoded by the coding sequence ATGAACAGCAACGGGGGGCCGCACAACGGGCCGGACGAGCCCACGAGTTTCGGCCTGCAACCACCCAACCCGCCCGTGGCCGTGCCCCGTCCCGGCAACCCGTACGCGGCGCCCACCCAGGTCGTGCCGCCGCGGACGCAGGCCCGGCCGGAGATTCAGGGGCAGCCGGAGGTCCAGGGGGAGCCGGAGAACCAGGCACCGCGGCCGCCCCGCTCCACGGGCACGCCGGAGCCGGGTGCCGGTCGGCTCATCGCCGGCCGCTACCGGCTGATCGCCAGGCTCGGGCACGGCGGCATGGGCACGGTGTGGCGGGCCAAGGACGAGACCGTGGACCGCGAGGTCGCCGTCAAGGAGCCCCGCGTCCCCGACCACCTTCCCGAACGCGAACGGGCCAACGCCTTCGAGCGGATGCGCCGCGAGGCCCGCGCCGCCGCCCGGCTCGACCATCCCGCCGTCGTCGGCGTGTACGACGTGGCGGTGGTGGACGACCAGCCGTGGATCGTGATGGAGCTGGTGCGGGGCCGCTCGCTGGGCGACGCGTTGCAGGAGGGCACGCTCGGTGCCCGCGAGGCGGCCCGGATCGGCCTGGAGGTGCTCGGCGCGCTGGAGGCCGCGCACGCGGCCGGCATCCTGCACCGGGACGTGAAGCCGGACAACGTCCTGCTCGGCCGGCACGACCGGGTCGTCCTCACCGACTTCGGCATCGCACAGATCGAGGGCGAGACCAGCCTCACCGACACCGGCGGATTCGTCGGCTCGCCCGAGTACATCGCACCGGAGCGGGTGCTGGGCCGGCGCCCCGGCCCGGCGAGCGACCTGTGGTCGCTGGGCGTGGTGCTGTACGCGGCCACGGAGGGCGTCTCGCCGTTCCGTCGCAGCAACACCCCCGCCACGCTCCAGTCCGTGCTCAACGCCGCGCCCGCGCCGCCCGCCGCGCAGGGGCCGCTCGCCGAGCTCGTCACCGGCCTGCTGGACAAGGACCCGGCCCGCCGCCCGGACGCGGCCCGCACCCGCGCCCTGCTGGAGGCCGCCGCGAACCCGCCCGAACCCGCACCCACCCGCGTGGCCGGGGGCGGCGGAGCGGACGGTCCGGAGGGTCTTGCCAGGTCGTCCGGTGCCGGCTCCAAGTGGGGCGTGCGGCTGGGCCGCAACGCGTGGATCACCCTGGGCGCGGCGGTCGTCGCGGCGGCCGCGGCGTCGTACCTGGTGATCGCGGAGCCCTTCGCAGGGCCGCTGCCCGAGGGGTGGAAGACGCACCGGCTGAGCGGGAAGACCGGGGTGAGCGTCGGCCTGCCGGCCTCGTTCGTGAAGGAGGAGGAGCACCCCGACGACTGGGACGGCACCAACGAGACGTTCGCCGACCCGAGCGGCGCCGTGACCGTCCACGTCGACCGGGACATCAAGGCCGAGGACGAGGACGGGGACATGCCGGGCACCGCGATCGCGGGCGCCTGGGCGGACTGGGACACGCTCAAGGACGGCGAGTACTCCTGGGACCTCGCCGACGAGCCCGCGCCCGAAGGGGAGCCGAAGGAGACCGAGTACCGGGGCGAGAAGGCCGCCGAGAACGTCATCGCGTACACGACCACGGACGCGCGGGAGCCACGCGAGCGCGAGATCCACATCGTCTACTACCGGGCCGCGAACGGCGACATGTACCGACTGTGGATCGACTACCCCCGCAAGGGCTACTTCGCCGACGAGGGACGCGAGATCGCCCGCACGGTGATCACCAACTGGGAGGTCGCGGAGTCCTGA
- a CDS encoding succinic semialdehyde dehydrogenase, which produces MTDAQAPELTGTNPLAPSPAGARTAADVVTPELVAQLAKGVAGSGRTANHTPFTGEKLADLPESTPEDVAGAFERARAAQAVWERTPVRQRAAVLLRFHDLVLERQAEVLDLIQLETGKARLHAHEEVQAVAVAARHYGRKAPAYLRPKRHTGAVPTLTKVTELRHPRGVVGQIAPWNYPLELSVGDALPAFVAGNAVVMKPDTETCLTALWARDLLIEAGLPAEVFQVVLGEGPVVGPEVVKHADYVSFTGSTRTGREVAQGAAARLVGVSLELGGKNAMLVLEDADIEKAAAGAVRACFSSAGQLCISIERLYVHESVADAFLDRFAARTRAMRLGTSLSYGADMGSLVGERQLQTVTAHVADAVARGAKLVAGGVARPDIGPYFYEPTILDGVVAPMTVCTEETFGPVVSVYRFKTEDEAVEQANSTPYGLNSSVWTKDARRGHEVAARMRTGTVNINEGYAPAYGSAQSPMGGMKDSGLGRRHGSEGILKYTEAQTVAHQRLLPMAPSLGMDDEKYAAFMSRSLRLMKAFRFR; this is translated from the coding sequence ATGACGGACGCGCAGGCCCCGGAACTCACCGGCACCAACCCCCTCGCCCCCAGCCCGGCGGGCGCCCGCACCGCTGCGGACGTGGTCACGCCCGAGCTGGTCGCCCAGCTCGCCAAGGGCGTGGCCGGTTCCGGGCGGACCGCCAACCACACGCCGTTCACCGGCGAGAAGCTCGCCGACCTGCCCGAGTCGACGCCCGAGGACGTGGCCGGCGCCTTCGAGCGGGCCCGCGCCGCACAGGCCGTGTGGGAGCGCACACCGGTACGGCAGCGCGCCGCCGTCCTGCTCCGCTTCCACGACCTGGTCCTGGAACGCCAGGCCGAGGTCCTCGACCTCATCCAGCTGGAGACCGGCAAGGCCCGCCTGCACGCCCACGAGGAGGTCCAGGCCGTCGCCGTCGCCGCCCGGCACTACGGCCGCAAGGCCCCGGCGTACCTGCGCCCCAAGCGGCACACCGGCGCCGTACCGACCCTCACCAAGGTCACCGAACTGCGGCACCCGCGCGGCGTCGTCGGCCAGATAGCCCCGTGGAACTACCCGCTGGAGCTGTCCGTCGGCGACGCGCTCCCCGCCTTCGTCGCGGGCAACGCGGTCGTCATGAAGCCCGACACCGAGACCTGCCTGACCGCCCTGTGGGCCCGTGACCTGCTCATCGAGGCCGGCCTGCCCGCCGAGGTCTTCCAGGTCGTCCTCGGCGAGGGCCCGGTCGTCGGCCCCGAGGTCGTCAAGCACGCCGACTACGTCTCCTTCACCGGCTCCACCCGCACCGGCCGCGAGGTCGCCCAGGGCGCCGCCGCCCGCCTGGTCGGCGTCTCCCTCGAACTCGGCGGCAAGAACGCCATGCTGGTCCTGGAGGACGCCGACATCGAGAAGGCCGCCGCGGGCGCCGTGCGGGCCTGCTTCTCCTCGGCCGGCCAGCTCTGCATCTCCATCGAGCGGCTCTACGTCCACGAGTCGGTCGCGGACGCCTTCCTGGACCGCTTCGCCGCCCGCACCAGGGCCATGCGGCTCGGCACCTCCCTCTCCTACGGCGCCGACATGGGCTCGCTGGTGGGGGAGCGGCAGCTCCAGACCGTGACGGCGCACGTGGCGGACGCCGTTGCGCGGGGGGCGAAGCTCGTCGCGGGCGGGGTCGCCCGCCCGGACATCGGCCCGTACTTCTACGAGCCGACCATCCTCGACGGCGTCGTGGCCCCCATGACCGTGTGCACCGAGGAGACCTTCGGCCCGGTCGTCTCCGTCTACCGCTTCAAGACCGAGGACGAGGCGGTCGAGCAGGCCAACTCCACGCCGTACGGCCTGAACTCCTCGGTCTGGACGAAGGACGCCCGGCGCGGCCACGAGGTCGCCGCCCGGATGCGCACCGGCACCGTCAACATCAACGAGGGATACGCCCCCGCCTACGGCAGCGCCCAGTCACCGATGGGCGGCATGAAGGACTCCGGCCTCGGCCGCCGGCACGGCTCCGAGGGCATCCTCAAGTACACCGAGGCCCAGACGGTCGCCCACCAGCGGCTGCTGCCGATGGCGCCGTCGCTCGGCATGGACGACGAGAAGTACGCGGCGTTCATGAGCCGGAGCCTGCGACTGATGAAGGCATTCCGCTTCCGCTGA
- a CDS encoding GMC family oxidoreductase: MSQENSVQTRDENGYDYDVLVVGSGFGGSVSALRLTEKGYRVGVLEAGRRFTRQSLPKNSWDLKNYLWAPKLGMFGIQRIHLLGNVMVLAGAGVGGGSLNYANTLYVPPQPFFDDPQWRDITDWQDELTPYYDQAKRMLGVRLNPTMTPSDVHLKAAAQRMGVGDTFHMAPVGVFFGDGEDADGTARAKPGEEIPDPYFGGAGPDRKACNECGECMTGCRHGAKNTLNENYLYLAEKAGAVVHPMTSVVSVTEDSRGGFAVATLPTDRKKKGAGRTFTARRVVMAAGTYGTQTLLHRMKANGQLPHLSDRLGELTRTNSEALVGAQTDDRRYRKATGEPRADFTRGVAITSSIHPDANTHIEPVRYGKGSNSMGGLSILQVPYAGHTASGTSRVLGFLGHAAKHPLLVLRSLSNRKWSERTIIGLVMQSLDNSLTTHLKPTGVGKGLLTARQGHGSPNPKQIKAATEGAAALAAEINGFAGSNVGELMGTPLTAHFLGGCPIGASRDTGVIDPYHRLYGHPGISVVDGAAVSANLGVNPSLTITAQAERAMSYWPNKGEEDPRPAQGTEYRRLTPVEPKSPAVPAEAFGALRLPFLGMPAVPPKK; the protein is encoded by the coding sequence GTGTCGCAGGAGAACTCCGTCCAGACCCGGGACGAGAACGGGTACGACTACGACGTCCTCGTCGTGGGTTCCGGCTTCGGCGGCTCGGTGTCCGCCCTCCGCCTGACGGAGAAGGGATACCGGGTCGGCGTCCTGGAAGCGGGCCGCCGCTTCACCCGCCAGTCGCTGCCGAAGAACTCCTGGGACCTCAAGAACTACCTCTGGGCCCCCAAGCTCGGCATGTTCGGCATCCAGCGCATCCACCTGCTCGGGAACGTCATGGTCCTGGCGGGCGCGGGCGTCGGCGGCGGTTCCCTCAACTACGCCAACACCCTCTACGTACCGCCGCAGCCTTTCTTCGACGACCCCCAGTGGCGGGACATCACCGACTGGCAGGACGAGCTGACGCCGTACTACGACCAGGCCAAGCGCATGCTCGGGGTCCGCCTCAACCCGACCATGACCCCCTCCGACGTCCACCTGAAGGCCGCCGCCCAGCGGATGGGAGTCGGCGACACCTTCCACATGGCGCCGGTCGGCGTCTTCTTCGGCGACGGCGAGGACGCCGACGGCACGGCGAGGGCGAAGCCGGGCGAGGAGATACCCGACCCGTACTTCGGCGGCGCGGGACCCGACCGCAAGGCGTGCAACGAGTGCGGCGAGTGCATGACCGGCTGCCGGCACGGCGCGAAGAACACCCTCAACGAGAACTACCTGTACCTCGCCGAGAAGGCGGGAGCGGTCGTGCACCCCATGACGTCGGTCGTGTCGGTCACCGAGGACTCGCGCGGCGGCTTCGCCGTGGCCACGCTCCCCACCGACCGGAAGAAGAAGGGCGCGGGCCGCACCTTCACCGCCCGCCGCGTCGTCATGGCGGCCGGCACCTACGGCACCCAGACCCTGCTGCACCGCATGAAGGCCAACGGCCAGCTCCCGCACCTCTCCGACAGGCTCGGCGAGCTGACCCGCACCAACTCCGAGGCCCTGGTCGGCGCCCAGACCGACGACCGGCGCTACCGCAAGGCGACCGGCGAACCCCGCGCCGACTTCACGCGCGGCGTCGCCATCACGTCCTCGATCCACCCGGACGCCAACACCCACATCGAGCCGGTCCGTTACGGCAAGGGCTCCAACTCGATGGGCGGCCTGTCCATCCTCCAGGTCCCCTACGCAGGCCACACCGCCTCCGGCACCTCCCGCGTCCTGGGTTTCCTTGGGCACGCGGCCAAGCACCCTCTCCTGGTCCTGCGTTCGCTCTCCAACCGCAAGTGGTCGGAGCGCACCATCATCGGCCTGGTGATGCAGTCCCTGGACAACTCCCTGACCACCCACCTGAAACCGACGGGCGTCGGCAAGGGCCTGCTCACCGCCCGCCAGGGCCACGGCTCGCCCAACCCCAAGCAGATCAAGGCCGCCACCGAGGGCGCCGCCGCGCTCGCCGCCGAGATCAACGGCTTCGCCGGCTCCAACGTCGGCGAACTGATGGGCACCCCGCTCACCGCCCACTTCCTGGGCGGCTGCCCCATCGGCGCCTCCCGCGATACCGGCGTCATAGACCCGTACCACCGCCTCTACGGCCACCCCGGCATCTCCGTCGTCGACGGCGCCGCGGTCTCCGCCAACCTGGGCGTCAACCCGTCCCTGACCATCACGGCGCAGGCCGAGCGCGCGATGTCGTACTGGCCCAACAAGGGCGAGGAGGACCCGCGCCCGGCGCAGGGCACGGAGTACCGGCGCCTGACGCCCGTCGAGCCCAAGTCCCCGGCGGTCCCGGCGGAGGCCTTCGGCGCGCTGCGGCTGCCGTTCCTCGGGATGCCGGCGGTGCCGCCGAAGAAGTAA
- a CDS encoding chorismate mutase, translating into MTVTTADKTGARTAEAADVITGARERIDALDDRIIGLIQERMAVSAVIQQARIASGGRRVNLSREMEVLAHYSDALGKPGTSLAMTLLELCRGRV; encoded by the coding sequence GTGACCGTCACCACCGCAGACAAGACCGGCGCCCGCACCGCAGAGGCCGCCGACGTGATCACCGGCGCCCGGGAGCGCATCGACGCGCTCGACGACCGGATCATCGGCCTGATCCAGGAACGGATGGCCGTGTCCGCCGTCATCCAGCAGGCCCGGATCGCCTCCGGCGGCCGGCGCGTGAATCTCTCCCGCGAGATGGAGGTCCTCGCCCACTACAGCGACGCGCTGGGCAAGCCGGGTACGTCGCTGGCGATGACGCTGCTGGAGCTGTGCCGGGGGCGTGTCTGA
- the guaA gene encoding glutamine-hydrolyzing GMP synthase: MSSATPAAAAPDTVLVVDFGAQYAQLIARRVREARVYSEIVPSSMPVEEMLAKNPAAIILSGGPSSVYEPGAPTLDRSLFEAGVPVFGMCYGFQLMAQTLGGTVDNSGAREYGRTDLHVSKNSSTLFEGTPAEQAVWMSHGDACSAAPEGFTVTGSTDVVPVAAFENDEKKLYGVQYHPEVMHSTHGQQVLEHFLYRGAGLAPDWTTGSVIDEQVAAIREQVGDKRAICGLSGGVDSAVAAALVQKAIGSQLTCVYVDHGLMRKGETEQVEKDFVAATGVQLKVVDAEERFLEALAGISDPEEKRKIIGREFIRVFEQAQAEIIADQGPAVEFLVQGTLYPDVVESGGGTGTANIKSHHNVGGLPEDLEFKLIEPLRKLFKDEVRMVGQELGLPDEIVQRQPFPGPGLGIRIVGEVTKERLDLLREADAIAREELTAAGLDRDIWQCPVVLLADVRSVGVQGDGRTYGHPIVLRPVSSEDAMTADWSRLPYDVLSKISTRITNEVKDVNRVVLDVTSKPPGTIEWE, from the coding sequence GTGTCATCAGCGACTCCCGCTGCCGCCGCCCCCGACACCGTCCTGGTCGTCGACTTCGGCGCGCAGTACGCCCAGCTCATCGCCCGCCGTGTCCGCGAGGCGCGGGTCTACAGCGAGATCGTGCCGAGCTCCATGCCGGTCGAGGAGATGCTCGCCAAGAACCCGGCGGCCATCATCCTCTCCGGCGGCCCCTCGTCGGTGTACGAGCCGGGCGCCCCCACCCTCGACCGTTCCCTGTTCGAGGCGGGCGTTCCCGTCTTCGGCATGTGCTACGGCTTCCAGCTGATGGCGCAGACCCTCGGCGGCACCGTCGACAACTCCGGCGCCCGCGAGTACGGCCGTACGGATCTGCACGTCTCCAAGAACTCCTCCACCCTCTTCGAGGGCACCCCGGCCGAGCAGGCCGTGTGGATGTCCCACGGCGACGCCTGCTCCGCCGCCCCCGAGGGCTTCACCGTCACCGGCTCCACGGACGTCGTCCCGGTCGCCGCCTTCGAGAACGACGAGAAGAAGCTCTACGGCGTCCAATACCACCCCGAGGTGATGCACTCCACGCACGGGCAGCAGGTGCTGGAGCACTTCCTGTACCGCGGCGCGGGCCTCGCCCCCGACTGGACCACGGGCAGCGTGATCGACGAGCAGGTCGCGGCCATCCGCGAGCAGGTCGGCGACAAGCGCGCCATCTGCGGCCTGTCCGGCGGCGTCGACTCCGCCGTCGCCGCAGCCCTCGTCCAGAAGGCCATCGGCTCCCAGCTGACCTGCGTCTACGTCGACCACGGCCTGATGCGCAAGGGCGAGACCGAGCAGGTCGAGAAGGACTTCGTCGCCGCGACCGGCGTGCAGCTGAAGGTCGTGGACGCCGAGGAGCGGTTCCTGGAGGCGCTGGCCGGGATCTCCGACCCCGAGGAGAAGCGGAAGATCATCGGCCGCGAGTTCATCCGGGTCTTCGAGCAGGCCCAGGCCGAGATCATCGCCGACCAGGGCCCGGCCGTGGAGTTCCTGGTCCAGGGCACCCTCTACCCGGACGTCGTCGAGTCCGGCGGTGGCACCGGCACCGCCAACATCAAGTCCCACCACAATGTCGGCGGGCTCCCCGAGGACCTCGAGTTCAAGCTCATCGAGCCGCTGCGCAAGCTGTTCAAGGACGAGGTCCGGATGGTGGGCCAGGAGCTGGGCCTGCCGGACGAGATCGTCCAGCGCCAGCCCTTCCCGGGTCCGGGTCTCGGCATCCGCATCGTCGGCGAGGTCACCAAGGAGCGGCTCGACCTGCTCCGCGAGGCCGACGCCATCGCCCGCGAGGAGCTGACCGCGGCCGGCCTCGACCGCGACATCTGGCAGTGCCCGGTGGTGCTGCTCGCCGACGTCCGCTCCGTCGGCGTCCAGGGCGACGGCCGCACCTACGGCCACCCGATCGTGCTGCGGCCCGTCTCCTCCGAGGACGCGATGACGGCCGACTGGTCGCGGCTGCCGTACGACGTGCTCTCCAAGATCTCGACCCGCATCACCAACGAGGTCAAGGACGTCAACCGCGTCGTCCTCGACGTGACCTCGAAGCCGCCGGGCACCATCGAGTGGGAGTGA
- a CDS encoding pyridoxamine 5'-phosphate oxidase family protein: MTDSAAPAASPGPTVNWSHFATAEPALAATVEARFGAYTHHVLATLRKDGSPRTTGLEVRFLGGELWLGMMPGSVKALDLRRDPRFALQANPGDGTGMGGGDVRIGGRAVEVEDAATRARYVKEVEPPEPFHLFRTELTEVVRTYVEDDAYLAVQVWQPGKPLRTVRRA; this comes from the coding sequence ATGACTGACAGCGCCGCACCGGCCGCCTCACCCGGCCCCACCGTGAACTGGTCGCACTTCGCCACCGCCGAACCCGCGCTCGCCGCCACCGTCGAGGCGCGCTTCGGCGCGTACACCCACCACGTCCTCGCCACCCTGCGCAAGGACGGCTCGCCGCGCACCACCGGCCTGGAGGTGCGCTTCCTGGGCGGTGAGCTGTGGCTCGGCATGATGCCGGGCTCGGTGAAGGCGCTCGACCTGCGCCGTGACCCGCGGTTCGCGTTGCAGGCGAACCCGGGGGACGGGACCGGGATGGGCGGCGGGGACGTGCGGATCGGCGGGCGGGCGGTAGAGGTCGAGGACGCCGCGACGCGGGCCCGGTACGTGAAAGAGGTGGAACCGCCGGAGCCGTTCCACCTCTTCCGAACCGAGCTGACGGAGGTCGTGCGGACCTACGTGGAGGACGACGCGTACCTCGCCGTCCAAGTCTGGCAGCCCGGCAAGCCCCTGCGTACCGTCCGGCGCGCCTAG
- a CDS encoding DoxX family protein translates to MRTDAYTSQPDGGGGWRDQATRYALLPLRIFLGVTFVYAGLDKLTDSAFMKDSGAGSVGDMMRTVRDSSAVPGLVDLALKSPSGFGYAIALGELAVGIGTLLGLLTRLAALGGALISLSLWLTVSWASDPYYYGNDLAYLMAWIPLVLAGAPLLSLDAALRSRRHRRTGGYR, encoded by the coding sequence ATGCGGACGGATGCGTACACCTCGCAACCGGACGGCGGCGGAGGCTGGCGGGACCAGGCCACGCGCTACGCCCTCCTGCCTCTGCGGATCTTCCTGGGCGTCACCTTCGTTTACGCCGGTCTCGACAAGCTCACCGACAGCGCCTTCATGAAGGACTCCGGGGCCGGCTCCGTCGGCGACATGATGCGGACGGTCCGCGACTCCTCGGCCGTCCCCGGGCTGGTCGACCTGGCCCTGAAGAGCCCCTCCGGGTTCGGTTACGCCATCGCCCTGGGCGAGCTGGCCGTCGGCATCGGCACGCTGCTCGGGCTGCTGACCCGGCTCGCCGCGCTCGGCGGCGCCCTGATCTCGCTGAGCCTCTGGCTGACCGTCAGCTGGGCCTCCGACCCCTACTACTACGGCAACGACCTCGCCTACCTCATGGCCTGGATCCCCCTCGTACTGGCGGGCGCCCCGCTGCTGTCACTGGACGCCGCGTTGCGCTCCCGGCGACACCGGAGGACGGGCGGGTACCGATAG